From the genome of Bactrocera oleae isolate idBacOlea1 chromosome 2, idBacOlea1, whole genome shotgun sequence, one region includes:
- the LOC106623679 gene encoding uncharacterized protein isoform X2 produces the protein MNYSKAIILVLLSLCVINAAQADIILRVDPLALLSATLRTYQKAACDSDQVIIACPRGTSISIEFAQYNNFENKDGFSIDDLCPLDTSAKKVQSKAKHLLRGSTFGVPGSKIPTIQHLYGQTTEIPSSSLPTDTLMTEETEGAGARKENAANVNIKDDDSTENCMWPNALQYSLLQTVVEACQKKKHCKFNGAPHFYRLSTGGDANNYNNTVSTVNVDPCHKRRKIVEVAYKCRPYEFRSKVACHNDMAQLECNPYSRIAVYSASFGRTEYESIQCPQPQGVREETCQASYATETVMQICHGRRRCNLAADANTFGSPCQPNSKMYLKVVYTCVPKQVLKDRYESEVEGDEIEEFNGDNEVYDDELNYKESEAIPKVYSNSTVSVARSNGTNVSSTPASSNFNNDNISFHLEIPDSASINPVMTHSADLSLEDNQERLYLYLLIAGLIGVIICIIIVSVHVWMQKHQALSSETQMAPIDGSGNPCADTTIPNGFNDTISEIDAEIDMPTTISVPSVSKNENYISYGSNGGLYNGLGSSSRSQNSSTLVLQGGVSMPPTGVIGTSASSTIITNPGVCGARQSPDIIGISTKAHLAVPTSSAIGYQTGVGGILAPAIVIGSNGTSISNSLSCGPMASIGQYTTAPTIRASYIINAEGMLKRPPNLQTPPMTNSSNNSQYSTTSTLRRNKTTVPSALQQQLSYDGTAPRTLSTGVPVNSQFYYG, from the exons CCCTCTTATCTGCAACCCTGCGCACTTACCAAAAAGCTGCTTGTGACAGCGATCAGGTCATTATCGCTTGTCCACGCGGCACAAGCATTTCAATCGAGTTCGCACAGTACAACAATTTCGAAAACAAAG ATGGATTCAGCATCGATGACTTATGTCCACTAGACACTTCCGCGAAAAAGGTGCAATCGAAGGCCAAACACCTTCTACGTGGTTCCACATTCGGAGTTCCCGGATCAAAGATTCCTACCATCCAACACCTTTATGGCCAGACTACGGAAATCCCGAGCTCAAGCCTGCCAACAGATACACTCATGACAGAAGAAACGGAAGGTGCCGGTGCGCGTAAGGAAAATGCCGCGAATGTTAATATAAAAGACGATGACTCCACCGAAAATTGCATGTGGCCAAACGCACTGCAG TATTCGTTGCTGCAGACGGTCGTTGAGGCTTGCCAAAAAAAGAAGCATTGCAAATTTAACGGTGCCCCACATTTCTATAGACTGAGCACAGGCGGTGatgcaaataattataataacaccGTTAGCACCGTAAATGTAGATCCTTGTCACAAACGACGTAAAATTGTTGAGGTGGCTTATAAATGTCGTCCAT ATGAATTTCGTAGTAAAGTGGCCTGTCACAATGATATGGCTCAATTAGAGTGTAATCCTTATTCACGAATCGCGGTCTACAGTGCGAGCTTCGGACGCACCGAATATGAGAGCATTCAGTGTCCACAACCTCAAGGAGTACGAGAAGAAA ctTGCCAAGCATCATATGCCACCGAAACAGTAATGCAGATATGCCATGGGCGCCGTCGTTGTAACTTAGCTGCAGATGCGAACACATTCGGGTCACCATGCCAACCGAACTCGAAAATGTATCTGAAAGTAGTTTATACTTGTG TGCCAAAACAAGTTTTAAAAGATCGATACGAATCGGAAGTTGAAGGAGATGAGATTGAAGAATTCAATGGAGATAATGAGGTGTACGACGATGAATTAAACTATAAAGAATCTGAAGCGATTCCGAAGGTGTATAGCAACAGTACTGTTTCTGTTGCTAGGTCAAATGGTACAAATGTTTCATCAACTCCTGCCTCTTCGAACTTTAATAACGACAATATATCATTTCATCTTGAAATACCAGACAGCGCCAGTATCAATCCGGTCATGACACACAGTGCCGACCTAAGTCTGGAAG ACAACCAGGAGCGACTGTATTTATATCTTCTAATCGCCGGTTTAATCGGTGTAATTATATGCATAATTATTGTGTCTGTTCATGTTTGGATGCAAAAACATCAAGCTCTCAGTTCGGAGACTCAGATGGCACCCATAGACGGTTCTGGTAACCCATGTGCTGATACTACCATTCCCAATGGCTTCAATGACACGATATCAGAGATTGACGCCGAAATCGATATGCCAACTACTATTTCTGTACCGAGTGTTTCGAAAAATGag aattatATTTCCTATGGATCAAATGGTGGTTTATACAATGGCCTTGGATCATCCAGCAGGTCCCAGAATTCATCGACTCTTGTATTACAAGGTGGAGTAAGTATGCCTCCCACGGGTGTCATCGGTACATCTGCGTCCTCAACAATAATCACAAATCCTGGCGTATGCGGGGCACGGCAATCTCCGGATATCATCGGCATTTCAACAAAAGCTCACTTAGCGGTGCCCACAAGTAGCGCAATTGGCTATCAAACGGGTGTTGGTGGCATATTGGCACCAGCAATTGTAATTGGTAGCAATGGAACTAGCATCAGTAATTCGCTTAGTTGTG GTCCCATGGCCTCAATTGGACAATACACAACTGCACCCACGATACGTGCGAGCTATATCATCAACGCAGAGGGAATGTTGAAGCGACCTCCGAATCTCCAAACTCCACCAATGACAAATTCCTCAAACAACAGCCAGTATTCGACAACGTCCACACTACGTCGAAACAAGACCACTGTTCCTTCCGCACTGCAACAACAGTTATCTTACGATGGTACAGCTCCACGTACATTATCTACTGGGGTTCCAGTGAACTCCCAATTCTATTATGGATGA
- the LOC106623679 gene encoding uncharacterized protein isoform X1, whose translation MVLLSNPLVLPITRLKWMVTYSMVLLLLQLVRVVVGGEKLALLSATLRTYQKAACDSDQVIIACPRGTSISIEFAQYNNFENKDGFSIDDLCPLDTSAKKVQSKAKHLLRGSTFGVPGSKIPTIQHLYGQTTEIPSSSLPTDTLMTEETEGAGARKENAANVNIKDDDSTENCMWPNALQYSLLQTVVEACQKKKHCKFNGAPHFYRLSTGGDANNYNNTVSTVNVDPCHKRRKIVEVAYKCRPYEFRSKVACHNDMAQLECNPYSRIAVYSASFGRTEYESIQCPQPQGVREETCQASYATETVMQICHGRRRCNLAADANTFGSPCQPNSKMYLKVVYTCVPKQVLKDRYESEVEGDEIEEFNGDNEVYDDELNYKESEAIPKVYSNSTVSVARSNGTNVSSTPASSNFNNDNISFHLEIPDSASINPVMTHSADLSLEDNQERLYLYLLIAGLIGVIICIIIVSVHVWMQKHQALSSETQMAPIDGSGNPCADTTIPNGFNDTISEIDAEIDMPTTISVPSVSKNENYISYGSNGGLYNGLGSSSRSQNSSTLVLQGGVSMPPTGVIGTSASSTIITNPGVCGARQSPDIIGISTKAHLAVPTSSAIGYQTGVGGILAPAIVIGSNGTSISNSLSCGPMASIGQYTTAPTIRASYIINAEGMLKRPPNLQTPPMTNSSNNSQYSTTSTLRRNKTTVPSALQQQLSYDGTAPRTLSTGVPVNSQFYYG comes from the exons CCCTCTTATCTGCAACCCTGCGCACTTACCAAAAAGCTGCTTGTGACAGCGATCAGGTCATTATCGCTTGTCCACGCGGCACAAGCATTTCAATCGAGTTCGCACAGTACAACAATTTCGAAAACAAAG ATGGATTCAGCATCGATGACTTATGTCCACTAGACACTTCCGCGAAAAAGGTGCAATCGAAGGCCAAACACCTTCTACGTGGTTCCACATTCGGAGTTCCCGGATCAAAGATTCCTACCATCCAACACCTTTATGGCCAGACTACGGAAATCCCGAGCTCAAGCCTGCCAACAGATACACTCATGACAGAAGAAACGGAAGGTGCCGGTGCGCGTAAGGAAAATGCCGCGAATGTTAATATAAAAGACGATGACTCCACCGAAAATTGCATGTGGCCAAACGCACTGCAG TATTCGTTGCTGCAGACGGTCGTTGAGGCTTGCCAAAAAAAGAAGCATTGCAAATTTAACGGTGCCCCACATTTCTATAGACTGAGCACAGGCGGTGatgcaaataattataataacaccGTTAGCACCGTAAATGTAGATCCTTGTCACAAACGACGTAAAATTGTTGAGGTGGCTTATAAATGTCGTCCAT ATGAATTTCGTAGTAAAGTGGCCTGTCACAATGATATGGCTCAATTAGAGTGTAATCCTTATTCACGAATCGCGGTCTACAGTGCGAGCTTCGGACGCACCGAATATGAGAGCATTCAGTGTCCACAACCTCAAGGAGTACGAGAAGAAA ctTGCCAAGCATCATATGCCACCGAAACAGTAATGCAGATATGCCATGGGCGCCGTCGTTGTAACTTAGCTGCAGATGCGAACACATTCGGGTCACCATGCCAACCGAACTCGAAAATGTATCTGAAAGTAGTTTATACTTGTG TGCCAAAACAAGTTTTAAAAGATCGATACGAATCGGAAGTTGAAGGAGATGAGATTGAAGAATTCAATGGAGATAATGAGGTGTACGACGATGAATTAAACTATAAAGAATCTGAAGCGATTCCGAAGGTGTATAGCAACAGTACTGTTTCTGTTGCTAGGTCAAATGGTACAAATGTTTCATCAACTCCTGCCTCTTCGAACTTTAATAACGACAATATATCATTTCATCTTGAAATACCAGACAGCGCCAGTATCAATCCGGTCATGACACACAGTGCCGACCTAAGTCTGGAAG ACAACCAGGAGCGACTGTATTTATATCTTCTAATCGCCGGTTTAATCGGTGTAATTATATGCATAATTATTGTGTCTGTTCATGTTTGGATGCAAAAACATCAAGCTCTCAGTTCGGAGACTCAGATGGCACCCATAGACGGTTCTGGTAACCCATGTGCTGATACTACCATTCCCAATGGCTTCAATGACACGATATCAGAGATTGACGCCGAAATCGATATGCCAACTACTATTTCTGTACCGAGTGTTTCGAAAAATGag aattatATTTCCTATGGATCAAATGGTGGTTTATACAATGGCCTTGGATCATCCAGCAGGTCCCAGAATTCATCGACTCTTGTATTACAAGGTGGAGTAAGTATGCCTCCCACGGGTGTCATCGGTACATCTGCGTCCTCAACAATAATCACAAATCCTGGCGTATGCGGGGCACGGCAATCTCCGGATATCATCGGCATTTCAACAAAAGCTCACTTAGCGGTGCCCACAAGTAGCGCAATTGGCTATCAAACGGGTGTTGGTGGCATATTGGCACCAGCAATTGTAATTGGTAGCAATGGAACTAGCATCAGTAATTCGCTTAGTTGTG GTCCCATGGCCTCAATTGGACAATACACAACTGCACCCACGATACGTGCGAGCTATATCATCAACGCAGAGGGAATGTTGAAGCGACCTCCGAATCTCCAAACTCCACCAATGACAAATTCCTCAAACAACAGCCAGTATTCGACAACGTCCACACTACGTCGAAACAAGACCACTGTTCCTTCCGCACTGCAACAACAGTTATCTTACGATGGTACAGCTCCACGTACATTATCTACTGGGGTTCCAGTGAACTCCCAATTCTATTATGGATGA